The genomic DNA CGGCCGCGACGGAGACCTTGATCAACCAGCCGCCGGCGAACGGCTCGGCGTTGACGAGCGAAGGGTCGTCGACGACGGCGTCGTTGATCTCGACGACGGTGCCGGCGACCGGAGCGTAGAGCTCGCCGACCGACTTCGTCGACTCGATCTCGCCGACGACGGCACCGGCGGTGATCTCGGTGCCGACAGCGGGCAGCTCCACGAAGACGACGTCGCCGAGCTTCTCGGCCGCGTAGTCGGTGATGCCGATGGTGACGGTCTCACCGTCGATCGCGAGCCACTCGTGCTCTTCGGTGTAGCTCAGTGCGTTGAGGTCGGTCATTTTGTCCTCCGGTAGAAAGGCAGGGCGGTCACGGTCGCGGGGATCTTCGTCCCCCGCACATCCAGGAATACTGTGGATCCCTCTTCAGCGGAAGAAGGAGTCACATAGGCCATCGCGATCGGGTGGCCGAGGGTCGGGCTGAGGGCACCGCTGGTGATCTCGCCGAGAACGGTGCCGTCTTCGGCGACGACCGCGTAGCCGGCACGGCCGGCGCGCTTGCCCTCGGCGGTGAGGCCGACGAGGATCGGTGCGTCGGCTGCCGCATCCACAGCGTCCTTGCCGACGAAGCTCTCCTTGTCGACGGCCACGACGCGTCGGAGTCCGGCCTGCGCGGGCTTCGTGTCGAGGGTCAGCTCGTGCCCGTACAGCGGCATGCCCGCCTCGAGTCGGAGGGTGTCGCGAGCGGCGAGACCGGCCGGCACGAGGCCGTGCGATTCTCCGGCGACGATCAGGGCGTCCCAGAGCGCCGGAGCGTCGGCGGCGCGGACGAGCAGCTCGAAGCCGTCCTCGCCGGTGTACCCGGTGCGGGCGATGAGCAGCGGCTCACCGAGGAAGAAGGCATCGGCCCAGGCGTAGTACTTCTGCTCCGCCCACGGGGTTCCGAGATCGGTGATCCCTTTGGCGACGGAGACGATTGCCTCGGCAGCGGGTCCCTGCACGGCGAGCAGGGCGTAGGAGTCGGAGACGTCCTCGACGTCCACCCCACGGTCACCGATGAATCCGGCGAAGCTGCGGTCCTCATCGGCCCCGCGCGGCGGAAGCTCGCGCTCGGGAATCGACGGGAACGACCGAACCCGCGATGCGAACGCCGCATCGACGAAGCCCCGGTTGCCCGCGTTGGCGATCACCAGGTAGCGATCTTCTGCCAGCCGGTAGGCGATGACGTCGTCGACGATCCCGCCGCTTTCAGCGAGGACAAGCGAATACTTGGCCTTGCCGACCGGCATCGTGGAGATGCGGCCCGCAAGCGCGTAGTCGAGGAACTCGGCGGCATACGGACCGGTGACGAGGAACTCGGCCATGTGCGAGATGTCGAAGAGTCCGGCGGACTGACGCACGGCGTGGTGCTCAGCGAGATCGGAGGTGTACCGCACCGGCATCTGCCAGCCACCGAAGTCGGTGAAGGAGGCGCCCAGCGCCTCGTGGCGTTCGCGGAGCGGGGTGTAGCGGGGGTCGGACATGGAGTTCTCCCGGGCTGGATCGGGCGGACCGGCGGCGTCGCCGATCCTGGGAACTCCCCCTCTGTCATAGGCCTGAGAGCTTCGCCCATCGACAGGCCAAGGACCATCGAAGCAGGGGCTTTCACCGTCGGCGGATCTCGTTGCGCGAGATCGCTTTTCAGAGTGGCCGGAACCGCGCGGTACGCGTTACCTGAGAGATTGGCGGGGAGGCTTGCTCCTTCGGTGCCCGGCTGCATTCACCGGGGCTCTCCCGCGAGGGTCATTCGGCCTGTGTTCGGTTGTGCGATCAGTCTAGCGGGTGCGCTCCGGTCGCAGTTTCTGCCGCTTCATGTACGCGAAAGCGGCGGGAACTGCGACCGGAGCCAGGCTCGGATGTCAGCCCTTGACGGCGCCCGCGACGAGTCCGCTCGTCATGCGCCCCTGGACGATGACGAAGAAGATGATGACCGGGATGGCCACGATCGTCGAGGCCGCCATGACCTGACCCCAGTCGATGGCCTGGGTCGCGCTCTGCTGGACGAACCCGCGCAGCCAGAGCGGCAGGGTCCGGTTGTTCTCCATGATCACCAGCGCAACCGTGAACTCGTTCCAGCACTGCAGGAATGCGAACACACCTGAGGCGACGAGGCCCGGAGCCAGCAGGGGCAGGGTGATGCGCACGAATGCCTGCGTCCGGCTGAGTCCGTCGATCATCCCCGCCTCCTCGAGTTCGGCCGGAACACCTGCGACGAAGCCGCGCAGCATCCAGATCGTGAAGGGCACGACGGCTGCGACGTACAGGATGCTGAGTCCCAGTACGTTGCTGAGCAGGCCGAAGCTCGCCATCATCTTGTACTGCGCGATGAAGAGCCCCTCGGCCGGGAGCATCTGGATGAGCAGGATCGTCACGATGAACGAGACGCGACCGCGGAACTTGAACCGGCTGATGGCGATGGACGCGAGGAACGCGAACGTCAGGCAGACGGCGACCGAGAGAAGCGTCACTCCGACGCTGACCGCGAGCGCTGAGAAGAATGACGGCGTGAGCACCCGTTCGAAGTTCGAGAAGGACCCGCCGACCGGGAAGAACGTCGGGGTGAAGGACTCGAGAGTGGCCGTCGACAGCATCGACGAGTTGACCATCCAGTAAACGGGGAACGCCCAGATGACGGCGATGACGAGCGCCAGGATGCTGAGCAGCCACGTGCCCAGGCGGAGCTTCCGGCGACGCACTGGGATGCGACTCCCGTCGGCACTGACGGCGACGCGACCGGCGCTCTTCTCGACAGCGGTGCGGGTGGCGGTGACGGTCATTTTCCCTCCTCCTTGATGAGGCTGCGCACATAGAACCAGCTCAGCGCGATCGTCAGCGCCAGGACGAAGATCGACATCGCCGCTCCGGCTCCGAAATCAAGCCCGGCGACTCCGGTCTTATAGATGTAGGTGCCGAGGAGGTCGTAGTCCGTCGACTTGGGCCCGGCGTCCTGCAGGAGGGTGATCTGGGCGAAGACGCGCAGATCCCAGATGAGGTTGAG from Microbacterium sp. LWO13-1.2 includes the following:
- a CDS encoding carbohydrate ABC transporter permease — its product is MTVTATRTAVEKSAGRVAVSADGSRIPVRRRKLRLGTWLLSILALVIAVIWAFPVYWMVNSSMLSTATLESFTPTFFPVGGSFSNFERVLTPSFFSALAVSVGVTLLSVAVCLTFAFLASIAISRFKFRGRVSFIVTILLIQMLPAEGLFIAQYKMMASFGLLSNVLGLSILYVAAVVPFTIWMLRGFVAGVPAELEEAGMIDGLSRTQAFVRITLPLLAPGLVASGVFAFLQCWNEFTVALVIMENNRTLPLWLRGFVQQSATQAIDWGQVMAASTIVAIPVIIFFVIVQGRMTSGLVAGAVKG
- the gcvH gene encoding glycine cleavage system protein GcvH translates to MTDLNALSYTEEHEWLAIDGETVTIGITDYAAEKLGDVVFVELPAVGTEITAGAVVGEIESTKSVGELYAPVAGTVVEINDAVVDDPSLVNAEPFAGGWLIKVSVAAGAADGLLDRDAYVALTEG
- a CDS encoding glycine cleavage system aminomethyltransferase GcvT yields the protein MSDPRYTPLRERHEALGASFTDFGGWQMPVRYTSDLAEHHAVRQSAGLFDISHMAEFLVTGPYAAEFLDYALAGRISTMPVGKAKYSLVLAESGGIVDDVIAYRLAEDRYLVIANAGNRGFVDAAFASRVRSFPSIPERELPPRGADEDRSFAGFIGDRGVDVEDVSDSYALLAVQGPAAEAIVSVAKGITDLGTPWAEQKYYAWADAFFLGEPLLIARTGYTGEDGFELLVRAADAPALWDALIVAGESHGLVPAGLAARDTLRLEAGMPLYGHELTLDTKPAQAGLRRVVAVDKESFVGKDAVDAAADAPILVGLTAEGKRAGRAGYAVVAEDGTVLGEITSGALSPTLGHPIAMAYVTPSSAEEGSTVFLDVRGTKIPATVTALPFYRRTK